Proteins found in one Opitutaceae bacterium genomic segment:
- the ispE gene encoding 4-(cytidine 5'-diphospho)-2-C-methyl-D-erythritol kinase yields MRLTSPAKVNLFLAITERRPDGFHNLLSVASTLVWGDEIEVEVKDSPGFELICSHPEVPTDESNLVLRAARAFQARAGGRPLGVRFILNKVIPVGAGLGGGSGNAVAALRALNALHGDPLDSGTLAEIASSLGSDCVLFLSPGPLVMRGRGEKTSPLPPAAEAALRGKPILIFKPGFGINTAWAYREMEARAPALYLPPEAAEARLERWTSDPEQWAELLFNNMETVAFEKYVALPTLLAKLRTQFALPCGMSGSGSACFALLREDTDREAVATCIRDAWGPEALLIESKIA; encoded by the coding sequence ATGCGTCTCACGTCCCCTGCGAAGGTGAATCTTTTCTTGGCCATCACGGAACGGCGGCCCGACGGCTTCCATAATCTGCTTTCCGTGGCTTCGACTCTGGTGTGGGGTGACGAGATTGAGGTCGAGGTGAAGGACAGTCCCGGGTTTGAGCTCATCTGTTCGCACCCGGAGGTCCCGACGGACGAGTCCAACCTGGTGCTTCGGGCAGCGCGGGCCTTTCAGGCTCGGGCAGGCGGGAGGCCCCTGGGTGTGCGGTTCATCCTGAACAAGGTGATTCCGGTGGGTGCTGGTTTGGGCGGGGGAAGCGGCAATGCAGTCGCGGCTTTGCGTGCGCTGAATGCACTCCATGGCGACCCATTGGATAGCGGTACGCTTGCTGAGATTGCGTCGAGCCTCGGTTCCGATTGCGTCTTATTTTTGAGCCCCGGCCCCCTGGTAATGCGTGGGCGAGGGGAAAAGACGAGTCCACTGCCGCCTGCGGCTGAAGCCGCCCTCAGGGGCAAACCGATTCTGATTTTCAAGCCTGGCTTTGGCATCAACACCGCCTGGGCATATCGAGAAATGGAAGCCCGTGCCCCGGCCTTGTACTTGCCTCCCGAGGCCGCAGAGGCCCGTTTGGAGCGGTGGACCAGCGATCCGGAGCAGTGGGCTGAGCTCTTGTTTAACAATATGGAGACGGTTGCCTTCGAGAAGTACGTGGCGTTGCCGACACTTCTTGCGAAGTTGCGCACCCAGTTTGCCCTGCCCTGTGGGATGAGCGGAAGCGGCAGCGCCTGTTTCGCATTGCTCCGTGAAGACACGGATCGGGAGGCCGTGGCCACCTGCATTCGTGACGCATGGGGACCCGAAGCGCTCCTGATAGAATCAAAAATCGCCTAA
- the ptsP gene encoding phosphoenolpyruvate--protein phosphotransferase: protein MEQPIRTDITVKGIAASQGIAYGQVFLYIQSDVEIPSYQVDVNKRIEEIARFEQAILHTRQQIQKIQAEVEKNLGPEEARIFDAHLLVIEDQALISETIREFETTGRNIEFCFNKVSQRYIKAFDEIDDEYLRERAGDIRDVTQRMLQNLLGQAGQNLSKLAEKRVVIANDISPSDAASIDRSQALAVVTEHGSKTSHAVIVARSMKVPAVVGARDLTRLVRNGDWVLVDGYDGLLIINPTEPTLFRYGKIQKQKKGFEQRVMDANRLAAETLDGVKVRLRANIESHEEVSLVREARADGVGLYRTEFLYLASNSVPSEEEQFQSYRKAVEGLAPQVVTIRTLDLGGDKPMAGNPDLFEKEDNPFLGFRAIRFCLEHVEIFKAQMRAALRASAYGNAQLMFPMISGVEEVIRAREVLEECRAELRKKGIPFDEKMPVGAMIEIPSAATTADIIAKQCDFFSIGTNDLIQYLLAIDRLNNRIAHLYEPTHPAVIRTIRQIVNEAHRNGIKVSVCGEMAGDSIYTPLLLGLGVDELSMTPPLVPNVRFIVRAMKMSDAVNLAEKALSMDSPKDILALCEEFYRARVVVAE, encoded by the coding sequence ATGGAGCAACCGATCAGAACCGATATTACCGTCAAGGGCATCGCCGCCTCGCAGGGAATCGCGTATGGTCAGGTTTTCCTCTACATTCAGAGTGATGTTGAAATTCCGTCCTACCAAGTAGACGTCAACAAACGCATTGAAGAGATCGCCCGGTTTGAGCAGGCGATCCTCCACACCCGGCAACAGATCCAGAAGATTCAGGCAGAGGTGGAGAAGAATCTGGGTCCGGAGGAAGCCCGCATTTTCGACGCCCATTTGCTGGTCATCGAGGACCAGGCGCTGATTTCCGAGACGATCCGCGAATTTGAGACCACGGGAAGAAACATCGAGTTCTGTTTCAACAAGGTCTCCCAGCGCTACATCAAAGCGTTCGACGAGATTGACGATGAGTATCTCCGGGAGCGTGCTGGGGATATACGCGATGTGACGCAGCGCATGCTGCAAAACCTGCTTGGGCAGGCCGGCCAGAATCTGAGCAAGCTCGCCGAGAAGCGGGTGGTAATCGCCAACGACATCTCACCTTCCGATGCCGCCAGCATCGACCGCAGCCAAGCGCTTGCTGTCGTCACGGAGCATGGGTCCAAAACGAGCCACGCCGTTATCGTCGCGCGCTCAATGAAGGTGCCCGCCGTGGTGGGCGCAAGGGACCTGACCCGCCTTGTGCGCAATGGCGACTGGGTGCTTGTCGATGGGTACGACGGTCTGCTGATCATCAACCCGACCGAGCCCACGCTCTTCCGCTACGGAAAGATCCAGAAGCAGAAGAAAGGCTTTGAGCAGCGGGTGATGGATGCCAACCGCCTTGCCGCCGAGACGCTCGATGGCGTCAAGGTGAGGCTCCGCGCCAATATTGAGAGCCATGAAGAAGTGTCACTTGTGCGTGAAGCACGCGCTGACGGGGTGGGGCTCTACCGCACCGAATTCCTGTACCTGGCAAGCAACTCGGTGCCGTCCGAAGAAGAGCAGTTTCAGAGCTACCGGAAGGCAGTGGAGGGATTGGCACCCCAAGTGGTGACTATCCGCACGCTCGACCTGGGTGGTGACAAGCCGATGGCCGGCAACCCCGATCTTTTCGAGAAGGAAGACAATCCCTTCCTGGGATTCCGGGCGATCCGCTTCTGCCTCGAGCACGTTGAAATCTTTAAGGCACAGATGCGCGCCGCACTGAGGGCAAGCGCCTATGGCAACGCCCAGCTGATGTTCCCCATGATCAGCGGCGTCGAGGAAGTGATTCGGGCGCGCGAAGTGCTCGAAGAATGCCGCGCCGAACTGCGCAAGAAGGGTATTCCCTTTGACGAAAAGATGCCTGTGGGGGCCATGATTGAGATCCCGAGTGCAGCAACGACGGCGGACATCATAGCCAAACAGTGTGACTTCTTCAGCATTGGTACGAACGACTTGATCCAGTACCTGCTGGCAATTGACCGCCTAAACAACCGAATCGCGCACCTCTATGAGCCGACGCACCCGGCGGTGATCCGGACCATTCGGCAGATCGTGAACGAAGCACACCGCAACGGTATCAAGGTCAGCGTGTGCGGTGAGATGGCAGGCGACTCGATTTATACCCCTCTGTTGCTCGGCTTGGGCGTTGACGAACTCAGCATGACGCCGCCCCTTGTGCCGAATGTGCGATTCATCGTGCGAGCGATGAAGATGTCCGACGCCGTGAATCTCGCCGAGAAGGCCCTGTCGATGGACTCGCCGAAGGATATCCTCGCCTTGTGTGAAGAATTTTATCGCGCCCGCGTGGTGGTGGCGGAGTGA
- a CDS encoding four helix bundle protein → MQSAEAVEWRNLEVAKLCHDAALRVFKATEQFPRQVEYSLTKQIQRSSLSVVANIVEGKGRRTSRDLKNFLTIARGSLDETRYFLLFARDYGCLALSDYADLDKRYEIARRMLNSLIAHIN, encoded by the coding sequence ATGCAATCTGCGGAGGCAGTGGAATGGAGGAATTTGGAAGTGGCAAAACTATGTCACGACGCAGCCTTGCGAGTATTCAAAGCAACGGAGCAATTTCCCCGGCAGGTCGAATACTCGCTCACTAAGCAGATCCAGCGCTCGTCCCTGTCCGTGGTGGCCAACATCGTCGAAGGCAAAGGCCGGAGAACATCACGAGACCTCAAGAATTTCCTCACAATCGCACGAGGCTCCTTGGATGAAACGCGTTACTTTCTCCTTTTTGCGCGCGATTACGGCTGTCTCGCGTTAAGTGATTATGCGGACCTTGACAAGCGATACGAAATTGCTCGTCGCATGCTTAATTCTCTGATCGCGCACATCAATTAG